The sequence below is a genomic window from Deltaproteobacteria bacterium GWC2_55_46.
AGATCGGGACGAGTACTCGATGCGATACCTGCATAGCTACTTTCTGCCTATTACAGAGGAAAGGTTGGAGAAGTTCGCTTGAAATAGTAACAGTCAACCAGGGAAGCTTTCTCCAGTTGAACCACCGGCTGTCTGCAATTCCTCCTCGCGCCGTTTCCTGTCCTGAACCTCTCTTTCCGATACAACGCCGTTTCCCTGACACAAGGTTTAGAGATTTTCATATGAATGTAACGAAGGACAAAAGGCCAGGCCTCAAAGAGAGGCTCGCCTCAGGCGAGGTCGTCCTTGGCTCGTGGATAACGCTGGGGCACCCGGCCGTGGCAGAAATACTGGCCTCTGCCGGTTTTGACTGGCTCGCGGTGGATATGGAGCATTCCGCCATCACCATGCACCAGGCGCAGCAGCTTATCCAGGTAATCGAGTTAAGCGGGACGGTCCCACTCGTCAGAATAAGCGAGAATAATGAGTGCCTCATAAAGAGGGCCATGGACGCTGGCGCGCACGGGGTCATAGTGCCGATGGTCAACTCCGGGGAGGATGCCGCGAGGGCGGTAAGGGCGGTGCATTATCCGCCCTCAGGTACAAGGGGCGTCGGGCTTGCGCGGGCCCAGGGCTACGGGTTCGCCTTCAAGGAGTACAGGGAATGGCTCGCTGCGAATTCCATCGTGGTGGCGCAGATAGAGCACATAGACGCGGTTGAGAACCTCGAGGAGATCCTCTCAACCGATGGGGTCGACGCTTTCATCGTGGGGCCGTATGACCTTTCGGGCTCGCTCGGCAGGCCAGGCGAGTTCGACCACCCTGACGTCTTAAGCGCGCTTCAAAAGGTAAGGGAGACCGCGACGCGTATGGGGAGCGTGGCCGGGTTCCATGTCATACCACCTGATTGGACGGAGGTCGAAAGGAAGATAGCGGAAGGCTATAGGTTCATAGGTTTCAGTCTTGACACGCTTTTCCTCGGCACTACAAGCCGGGAGGGTCTCAAAAAGATAAGAGGGGACGGACAAAGATGATGATGAAGAAGGTGCTTATATCAACGACGTCATTCGGAAAGCACGACTATACGCCCGTAGATCTCCTTACACAGTCCGGCTTCGAGCCTGTCATGAACCCATACGGCAGGACGTTGAGGCGCGACGAGGTCATCGACCTCGCGTCAGGGGCCTCGGGCATCATCGCCGGGACAGAACCGCTGGATCGGACTGTACTTGAAAAGCTGCCAGGGCTGAGGATCATTTCGCGCTGCGGGGCCGGGCTCGATAATGTCGACATGGCCGCCGCGAGGAGGTTCGGGGTAGAGGTCTACAGCACGCCGTATGGCCCGACGCTCGCGGTTGCAGAGCTTACGGTCGCCCTCGCCCTCAACCTCATGAGGAGGGTAACCGAGATGGACCGCGAGATAAGGGCTGGCATGTGGCAGAAGATGATGGGGAGCCTCTTGAGCGGAAAGCGCCTTGGCATTTTAGGCTTCGGGAGGATCGGCAGGAAGGTGGCTGAGCTGATGCTGCCCTTCGGGGTCGATATCTTTTACTGCGACCCGTGCCGCGCAAAGGACGAGCCAGGCTGCAGGGCGGCTGGACTCAGGGAGCTATTGTCATGGGCAGAGATAGTCACGGTTCACGCGGCTCCGCCGGGTACGGCAAAGAGGGTGATCGGCAAGGCGGAGCTGGCCCTCATGAGGCAAGGCTCATGCCTCATAAACACCTCCAGGGGAGGCGTCGTGGATGAGGCGGCTCTTTACGAGGCGCTCATCGAGAAGCGCATCTCTGGCGCGGCCCTCGATGTCTTCGAGGAGGAGCCCTATTCGGGACGGCTGAGAGAGCTGAAGAACGTCATACTGACACCTCACATAGGTTCTTACGCGAAGGAGGCCAGGGTGGGCATGGAGCTTGCGGCTGTCAACAACCTGCTGGCAGGCTTCGGGGTAGGCGCGCCAGTTAACAGGCGTCAGAGCGCGGTGGCAGGAGGCTCGCCTATATGATCAAGGCGATCGTATTTGACTTCGACGGCGTGCTTGTCGAGTCCGCCGGGATAAAGACCAGGGCGGTCAGGGAGCTTTTCTCAGAGTGGCCCCACGCGGTGGAGGAGATGGTGGAGTATCATCTCGCGAACATGGGGGTGTCGAGGTACGAGAAGTTCAGGCACTTCTACGAGAACGTCCTTGGCGAGGAATATACCGAGGAGGCGGGCCTGGAGCTCGGCAGGAGATTCTCGAAACTGGTCTACCACGAGGTTTTAAGGGCCCCGTTAGTGGATGGTTCGGCCGAGATGCTCAGGGACAATCACTGCGAGTACCTCATGTTCATAGCCTCCGGCACGCCACATGAAGAGCTTAACGATATCGTGGCGGCAAGAGGGCTACATGCTTATTTCAGGGGTGTCTTCGGGAGCCCGAAGAAAAAAGCGGAGATACTCCGCTCGATAATTGCCGGGCACGGGCTCTTTGGGAACGAGGTCGTCTTCGTGGGCGACGCTACCACCGACATGAGGGCCGCGAAGCAGGCTGGGACGTATTTCATAGCGAGGGTGTCTGGCGCTGAAAGCGCGCTCCTCTACGAGAGACACCGGGTACGGGACATGACAGGGCTGGTCGATGCGGTAAGGGCTCTCGACGCGCAGTGGCCCTATAAGGAGGCGGTATGGAAAAGGCGGTAGTTTTCGGCGGGGCCGGGTTCCTCGGAAGCCATGTGGCCGACGAGCTGACCAGGGCCGGGTATGACGTAGTCATATTCGACAAGCGGTATTCCCAATACCTTCAGCAAGGGCAGACCATGCTGGTGGGGGACATCCTGGACGCCGGGCAGATCAGGGACGCGGTGAAGGGCGCTCAATACGTCTATAACTTTGCGGGGCTGGCTGACATAGAGGAGTGCAAGGCGAGGCCCATAGACACGATAAAGCTCAACATACTCGGCAACTCGATGATACTCGACGCGGCCCGCTCCGAGAGGATCGAGAGGTTCGTCTTCGCGAGCACCATGTACGTCTACAGCGACGCGGGGGCCTTCTACAGGGTGAGCAAGCAGGCGTGTGAGCTGATAATCGAGGACTACAGCCGTTTGCACGCGCTGCCGTACACGATCCTCCGGTACGGCTCACTGTACGGCGAACGCTCAGACAGCAGAAATAGCGTCTATCGAATAATCAGGGAGGCCCTCACAGAGGAGAAGATCACTTACTACGGCACCGGTGAGGAGGAAAGGGAGTTCCTTCATGTGAAGGACGCGGCCAGGACGAGCGTGGAGGTCCTCGGGGGCGCGTTCAGGAACGAGTGCGTCATCGTCACCGGACAGAAGGTTATGAAGTACCGGGAGTTCCTCGAGATGATATCCGAGATGCTCAAGGGGAAGGTGACGATCGAGTACCGGCAGAAGAAGCTCGACACCCACTACAGGATAACGCCGTACACCTTCGACCCCAAGTTCGCCAAGAAGATGTCGCCGGAGCAGCATGTCGACCTCGGCCAGGGGCTGATACACTGCATGAATCAGATCTACAACGAGCTAAACGAGGAGAGGAAGTCATCGTTGAGGATAGCCCTCGGGGGCAATGACTTCTGCTGACGGAGAGACTATGCCTGAAAGAATCAGACTGTCGAGGTCATCCGTGGGGGAGCTTGAGAAGACGGCTCTCTCCGGTGTCATCGACCAGGACTACCTGGGGATGGGGAGCTTCGTGAGGGAGTTCGAGGAGGCGATCGGTGAATGGTTGAGCGCAGGCACCCAGGCGGTATGCGTAAGCTCCGGTACGGCGGCGTTGCACCTCGCCACAGAGGCGTGCGTGCCTCCCGGCGCAGAGGTGCTCGTGCAGTCACTCACCTTCGTGGCGAGCTTCCAGGCGATAAGCGCGGCCGGTGCCGTTCCGGTGCCATGCGAGGTCGACCCCGCCACATGCACCGTTGACATCAAGGACGCCGAGAGAAAACTGACTGGAAGGACGAGGGCCATCATGCCGGTACATTACGCAGGCAGGCCAGGCGAACTCGAAGAAGTCTACAGGTTCGCGCAAAGGCACGGGTTGCGCGTCATCGAGGACGCCGCCCACGCCTTCGGAAGCGTCTACAAGGGGAGGAAGATCGGATCCTTCGGCGACATCGTCTGCTTCAGCTTTGACGGGATCAAGAACATAACCTCAGGTGAGGGCGGTGCCGTTGTGACGGCAGACGCCGAGGTGGCAAGCCGCGTGAAGGACGCGAGGCTGCTTGGGGTCAGAAACGACAGCGAGAAAAGATACCGGGGGGCGCGCAGCTGGGAGTTTGACGTGGCGCGACAGGGCTACAGGTACCATATGAGCAACCTGTTCGCCGCCATCGGCGCTGTCCAGCTCAAAAGGCTCGATGGCGAGTTCGCTCCGGCGCGCCAGAGG
It includes:
- a CDS encoding 2,4-dihydroxyhept-2-ene-1,7-dioic acid aldolase; protein product: MNVTKDKRPGLKERLASGEVVLGSWITLGHPAVAEILASAGFDWLAVDMEHSAITMHQAQQLIQVIELSGTVPLVRISENNECLIKRAMDAGAHGVIVPMVNSGEDAARAVRAVHYPPSGTRGVGLARAQGYGFAFKEYREWLAANSIVVAQIEHIDAVENLEEILSTDGVDAFIVGPYDLSGSLGRPGEFDHPDVLSALQKVRETATRMGSVAGFHVIPPDWTEVERKIAEGYRFIGFSLDTLFLGTTSREGLKKIRGDGQR
- a CDS encoding aminotransferase, translating into MPERIRLSRSSVGELEKTALSGVIDQDYLGMGSFVREFEEAIGEWLSAGTQAVCVSSGTAALHLATEACVPPGAEVLVQSLTFVASFQAISAAGAVPVPCEVDPATCTVDIKDAERKLTGRTRAIMPVHYAGRPGELEEVYRFAQRHGLRVIEDAAHAFGSVYKGRKIGSFGDIVCFSFDGIKNITSGEGGAVVTADAEVASRVKDARLLGVRNDSEKRYRGARSWEFDVARQGYRYHMSNLFAAIGAVQLKRLDGEFAPARQRLARAYHEALRWIPWIALFPDDYAEIVPHIFPVRVLGGRRDSLREHLANCGVESGVHYYPNHLLSFYGGRAGELPVTERLFGELLSLPLHPGLTEAQQGSVIEGIKEFYSARRP
- a CDS encoding NAD-dependent epimerase produces the protein MEKAVVFGGAGFLGSHVADELTRAGYDVVIFDKRYSQYLQQGQTMLVGDILDAGQIRDAVKGAQYVYNFAGLADIEECKARPIDTIKLNILGNSMILDAARSERIERFVFASTMYVYSDAGAFYRVSKQACELIIEDYSRLHALPYTILRYGSLYGERSDSRNSVYRIIREALTEEKITYYGTGEEEREFLHVKDAARTSVEVLGGAFRNECVIVTGQKVMKYREFLEMISEMLKGKVTIEYRQKKLDTHYRITPYTFDPKFAKKMSPEQHVDLGQGLIHCMNQIYNELNEERKSSLRIALGGNDFC